The proteins below come from a single Oncorhynchus tshawytscha isolate Ot180627B linkage group LG22, Otsh_v2.0, whole genome shotgun sequence genomic window:
- the LOC112222258 gene encoding receptor-type tyrosine-protein phosphatase V isoform X1 gives MRVRVFSRAHILQEFHLHCQSLAAKGNSGFWQKFEELNDVGKEFTTRAGNLEANREKNRYPYILPYDHSRVRLSLLDSQLHSDYINASYVPGGCTERDFICTQGPLRSTIADFWRMVWEQNVKIIVMVTALKQKDMVLCDEYWPMEQGTVSYGAVQVTTVSRKRRPDYFITTIHLRQHGFLVERTVTHYYYAAWPDQGVPNDLSSLCAFTEYVRQHLDTLPLLGPAVVHCSAGVGRSGTFVALLWLMQLCVRGIMPDVRAAVEDLRRHRVMMVQNLEQYILVHQCLMHWLSGGSVGPLSRVQSHAGPAHVDRGKDHPLTTSGRSGQGNSSRGRPRRQQEQHTPHPVQTQPQTQSSVQQLLNPRNLLRRLLPPSMHINPQKHT, from the exons ATGAG GGTACGGGTGTTCTCACGGGCACATATACTACAGGAATTCCATCTGCACTGTCAATCACTCGCTGCCAAGGGCAACAGTGGTTTCTGGCAGAAGTTTGAG GAGCTGAATGATGTTGGTAAAGAGTTCACTACCAGGGCTGGAAACCTGGAGGCcaacagagagaagaacagatACCCCTACATACTGCCTT ATGACCACAGTCGAGTGAGGCTGTCCCTGCTAGACTCCCAGCTACACTCAGATTATATCAACGCTAGTTATGTCCCT GGTGGATGTACGGAGCGAGACTTCATTTGTACCCAGGGTCCTTTGCGCAGCACTATCGCTGACTTCTGGAGGATGGTATGGGAGCAGAACGTTAAGATCATCGTCATGGTGACCGCCCTGAAACAGAAGGACATG GTGCTGTGTGATGAGTACTGGCCAATGGAGCAAGGGACAGTGTCGTACGGAGCGGTCCAGGTTACCACAGTGTCTCGTAAACGGCGTCCAGATTATTTCATCACCACCATTCACTTACGACAG CACGGTTTTCTCGTAGAGAGGACAGTAACACACTACTACTACGCTGCCTGGCCAGACCAGGGTGTACCCAacgacctctcctctctctgtgctttcACTGAGTATGTGAGGCAGCATCTGGACACTCTACCCCTTCTGGGGCCTGCAGTGGTGCACTGCAG TGCAGGTGTGGGGCGGTCTGGGACGTTTGTCGCTCTGCTATGGCTGATGCAGCTGTGTGTGCGTGGCATCATGCCTGATGTTAGAGCCGCCGTGGAGGACCTGAGACGGCACAGAGTCATGATGGTCCAGAACCTG GAGCAGTATATACTGGTTCATCAGTGTCTAATGCACTGGCTGAGTGGAGGGAGTGTGGGACCTCTAAG CAGAGTACAGAGTCATGCTGGCCCTGCTCATGTTGATCGGGGGAAGGATCACCCCCTTACAACCTCAGGGCGATCAGGTCAGGGAAACTCATCGAGGGGGAGGCCCAGGCGGCAACAGGAACAGCACACACCCCATCCAGTCCAAACCCAACCACAAACCCAGAGCTCCGTGCAACAGCTGCTCAACCCTAGGAACTTGCTAAGAAGACTGCTGCCCCCCTCTATGCATATTAATCCACAAAAACACACTTGA
- the LOC112222258 gene encoding receptor-type tyrosine-protein phosphatase beta isoform X3 — protein sequence MMLVKSSLPGLETWRPTERRTDTPTYCLGGCTERDFICTQGPLRSTIADFWRMVWEQNVKIIVMVTALKQKDMVLCDEYWPMEQGTVSYGAVQVTTVSRKRRPDYFITTIHLRQHGFLVERTVTHYYYAAWPDQGVPNDLSSLCAFTEYVRQHLDTLPLLGPAVVHCSAGVGRSGTFVALLWLMQLCVRGIMPDVRAAVEDLRRHRVMMVQNLEQYILVHQCLMHWLSGGSVGPLSRVQSHAGPAHVDRGKDHPLTTSGRSGQGNSSRGRPRRQQEQHTPHPVQTQPQTQSSVQQLLNPRNLLRRLLPPSMHINPQKHT from the exons ATGATGTTGGTAAAGAGTTCACTACCAGGGCTGGAAACCTGGAGGCcaacagagagaagaacagatACCCCTACATACTGCCTT GGTGGATGTACGGAGCGAGACTTCATTTGTACCCAGGGTCCTTTGCGCAGCACTATCGCTGACTTCTGGAGGATGGTATGGGAGCAGAACGTTAAGATCATCGTCATGGTGACCGCCCTGAAACAGAAGGACATG GTGCTGTGTGATGAGTACTGGCCAATGGAGCAAGGGACAGTGTCGTACGGAGCGGTCCAGGTTACCACAGTGTCTCGTAAACGGCGTCCAGATTATTTCATCACCACCATTCACTTACGACAG CACGGTTTTCTCGTAGAGAGGACAGTAACACACTACTACTACGCTGCCTGGCCAGACCAGGGTGTACCCAacgacctctcctctctctgtgctttcACTGAGTATGTGAGGCAGCATCTGGACACTCTACCCCTTCTGGGGCCTGCAGTGGTGCACTGCAG TGCAGGTGTGGGGCGGTCTGGGACGTTTGTCGCTCTGCTATGGCTGATGCAGCTGTGTGTGCGTGGCATCATGCCTGATGTTAGAGCCGCCGTGGAGGACCTGAGACGGCACAGAGTCATGATGGTCCAGAACCTG GAGCAGTATATACTGGTTCATCAGTGTCTAATGCACTGGCTGAGTGGAGGGAGTGTGGGACCTCTAAG CAGAGTACAGAGTCATGCTGGCCCTGCTCATGTTGATCGGGGGAAGGATCACCCCCTTACAACCTCAGGGCGATCAGGTCAGGGAAACTCATCGAGGGGGAGGCCCAGGCGGCAACAGGAACAGCACACACCCCATCCAGTCCAAACCCAACCACAAACCCAGAGCTCCGTGCAACAGCTGCTCAACCCTAGGAACTTGCTAAGAAGACTGCTGCCCCCCTCTATGCATATTAATCCACAAAAACACACTTGA
- the LOC112222258 gene encoding receptor-type tyrosine-protein phosphatase V isoform X2 — protein sequence MRVRVFSRAHILQEFHLHCQSLAAKGNSGFWQKFEELNDVGKEFTTRAGNLEANREKNRYPYILPYDHSRVRLSLLDSQLHSDYINASYVPGGCTERDFICTQGPLRSTIADFWRMVWEQNVKIIVMVTALKQKDMVLCDEYWPMEQGTVSYGAVQVTTVSRKRRPDYFITTIHLRQHGFLVERTVTHYYYAAWPDQGVPNDLSSLCAFTEYVRQHLDTLPLLGPAVVHCSAGVGRSGTFVALLWLMQLCVRGIMPDVRAAVEDLRRHRVMMVQNLEQYILVHQCLMHWLSGGSVGPLRVQSHAGPAHVDRGKDHPLTTSGRSGQGNSSRGRPRRQQEQHTPHPVQTQPQTQSSVQQLLNPRNLLRRLLPPSMHINPQKHT from the exons ATGAG GGTACGGGTGTTCTCACGGGCACATATACTACAGGAATTCCATCTGCACTGTCAATCACTCGCTGCCAAGGGCAACAGTGGTTTCTGGCAGAAGTTTGAG GAGCTGAATGATGTTGGTAAAGAGTTCACTACCAGGGCTGGAAACCTGGAGGCcaacagagagaagaacagatACCCCTACATACTGCCTT ATGACCACAGTCGAGTGAGGCTGTCCCTGCTAGACTCCCAGCTACACTCAGATTATATCAACGCTAGTTATGTCCCT GGTGGATGTACGGAGCGAGACTTCATTTGTACCCAGGGTCCTTTGCGCAGCACTATCGCTGACTTCTGGAGGATGGTATGGGAGCAGAACGTTAAGATCATCGTCATGGTGACCGCCCTGAAACAGAAGGACATG GTGCTGTGTGATGAGTACTGGCCAATGGAGCAAGGGACAGTGTCGTACGGAGCGGTCCAGGTTACCACAGTGTCTCGTAAACGGCGTCCAGATTATTTCATCACCACCATTCACTTACGACAG CACGGTTTTCTCGTAGAGAGGACAGTAACACACTACTACTACGCTGCCTGGCCAGACCAGGGTGTACCCAacgacctctcctctctctgtgctttcACTGAGTATGTGAGGCAGCATCTGGACACTCTACCCCTTCTGGGGCCTGCAGTGGTGCACTGCAG TGCAGGTGTGGGGCGGTCTGGGACGTTTGTCGCTCTGCTATGGCTGATGCAGCTGTGTGTGCGTGGCATCATGCCTGATGTTAGAGCCGCCGTGGAGGACCTGAGACGGCACAGAGTCATGATGGTCCAGAACCTG GAGCAGTATATACTGGTTCATCAGTGTCTAATGCACTGGCTGAGTGGAGGGAGTGTGGGACCTCTAAG AGTACAGAGTCATGCTGGCCCTGCTCATGTTGATCGGGGGAAGGATCACCCCCTTACAACCTCAGGGCGATCAGGTCAGGGAAACTCATCGAGGGGGAGGCCCAGGCGGCAACAGGAACAGCACACACCCCATCCAGTCCAAACCCAACCACAAACCCAGAGCTCCGTGCAACAGCTGCTCAACCCTAGGAACTTGCTAAGAAGACTGCTGCCCCCCTCTATGCATATTAATCCACAAAAACACACTTGA